A genomic window from Arvicola amphibius chromosome 5, mArvAmp1.2, whole genome shotgun sequence includes:
- the LOC119815231 gene encoding olfactory receptor 4K3-like — MDGGNQSVVTEFILWGLAHSQSVQVILFVMFLVLYLLIVSGNIVILVLITTDPHLHSPMYFLLANLSFVDMWLSSITTPKMISDFLRENKTISFAGCMSQVFFAHCIAAGEMVLLVAMAYDRYVAICKPLHYFTIMNLKRCIGLVLTSWTTGFIHGLSYIVVIVRLPFCGPKEIDSFFCDMPLVIKLACIDSHDLHTLMNADCGVVAVTCFILLLISYTYILITVRQSSKSGASKALSTCSAHITVVMIFFVPCIFIYVWPLNITWLDKFFAVFYSVFTPLLNPAIYTLRNKEMKNAMKRFISNFLHSKGTSL, encoded by the coding sequence ATGGACGGAGGCAATCAGTCTGTGGTGACTGAATTTATACTTTGGGGACTTGCGCACTCACAGAGTGTTCAGGTCATACTCTTTGTGATGTTTTTGGTACTTTATCTGCTCATCGTGTCTGGAAATATTGTCATCCTTGTTTTAATCACCACTGACCCCCATCTCCATTCTCCCATGTACTTCTTGTTGGCCAATCTGTCCTTTGTCGATATGTGGCTCTCTTCTATTACTACTCCAAAGATGATATCAGACTTCCTCAGGGAAAACAAGACCATCTCATTTGCAGGCTGCATGTCCCAGGTTTTCTTTGCCCATTGCATTGCTGCAGGAGAGATGGTACTGTTGGTGGCGATGgcttatgaccgctatgtggctatCTGCAAACCACTCCACTACTTCACCATTATGAACCTGAAAAGATGCATTGGGTTGGTGTTGACTTCCTGGACCACTGGATTCATACATGGTTTAAGTTACATAGTCGTGATTGTCCGGTTACCTTTTTGTGGCCCAAAAGAAATTGACAGCTTTTTCTGTGATATGCCATTGGTAATCAAATTAGCCTGCATAGATTCTCATGATTTACATACATTAATGAATGCTGACTGTGGGGTTGTGGCTGTAACATGTTTCATTCTGTTGCTCATTTCCTATACATACATTCTTATCACTGTTCGCCAGAGCTCTAAATCTGGTGCATCTAAGGCTCTGTCCACATGCAGTGCCCACATCACAGTAGTTATGATATTTTTTGTACCCTGTATCTTCATCTATGTGTGGCCACTCAATATCACCTGGTTGGACAAATTTTTTGCTGTGTTTTACTCTGTTTTTACACCTCTCCTAAACCCAGCCATTTATACACTgagaaataaagagatgaaaaatgcTATGAAAAGGTTCATAAGCAACTTTCTCCATTCTAAGGGAACTTCTTTGTAG
- the LOC119814962 gene encoding olfactory receptor 4K3-like produces the protein MDGGNQSVVSEFILCGLTDSQKLQVILFVIFFILYLLIMFGNIVIIFLITTDPHLHSPMYFLLANLSFIDMCLSSNITPKMISDFLREYKTISFAGCLSQVFFSHCIAGGEMMLLMVMAYDRYVAICKPLHYFTIMNLKRCTGLVLICWTTGFIHGISYLVIVAQLPFCGPKEIDSFFCDMPLVIKLACMDYHHLNTLMNAECGVVVVSCFTLLLISYTYILITVGQSSKSGASKALSTCSAHITVVMIFFVPCIFIYVWPLSITWFDKFLAVFYSIFTPLLNPAIYTLRNKEMKNAMKRFIDKFLGLKQNL, from the coding sequence ATGGATGGGGGCAATCAGTCTGTGGTATCAGAATTTATTCTTTGCGGACTCACCGACTCACAAAAACTTCAGGTTATACTCTTTGTGATATTTTTCATACTTTATCTGCTCATCATGTTTGGAAATattgtcatcatttttttaatcacCACTGACCCCCATCTCCATTCTCCCATGTACTTCTTGTTGGCCAACCTGTCCTTTATTGACATGTGTCTTTCCTCAAATATTACTCCTAAGATGATATCAGACTTTCTCAGAGAATACAAGACCATCTCCTTTGCAGGATGCTTGTCCCAAGTTTTCTTCTCCCATTGCATTGCTGGAGGAGAGATGATGCTGTTGATGGTGATGgcttatgaccgctatgtggccatctgcaaacCACTCCACTACTTCACCATTATGAACCTGAAAAGATGCACTGGGTTGGTGCTGATTTGTTGGACTACTGGCTTTATACACGGTATAAGTTATTTGGTAATAGTTGCACAGTTGCCTTTTTGTGGTCCCAAGGAAATAGACAGTTTCTTTTGTGATATGCCATTGGTGATCAAGCTAGCCTGCATGGATTATCATCATTTAAACACTTTAATGAATGCTGAATGTGGGGTTGTAGTTGTAAGCTGCTTCACTCTGTTGCTCATTTCCTACACGTATATTCTCATCACTGTTGGCCAGAGCTCTAAATCTGGTGCATCTAAGGCTCTGTCCACGTGCAGTGCCCACATCACAGTGGTGATGATCTTTTTTGTTCCCTGCATATTCATCTATGTGTGGCCCCTCAGTATCACCTGGTTTGATAAATTTCTTGCTGTGTTTTACTCTATTTTTACACCTCTCCTAAACCCAGCCATTTATACACTgagaaataaagagatgaaaaatgcTATGAAAAGGTTTATAGACAAATTCCTGGGTCTCAAACAAAATTTGTAA
- the LOC119814856 gene encoding olfactory receptor 4K3-like — MDGSNQSVVSEFMLLGLTNSKNLQVILFVIFFILYLFIVSGNIVILVLITTDPHLHSPMYFLLANLSFIDMCLSSNTTPKMISDFLREYKTISFAGCMFQVFFSHCIAGGEMVLLVVMAYDRYVAICKPLHYFTIMNLKRCTGLVLISWTTGFIHGMSYLAVVVKMPFCGPKEVDSFFCDMPLVIKLACMDYHDLNTLMNAECGVVAVTCFTLLLISYSYILISVGQSSKSGASKALSTCSAHITVVMIFFLPCIFIYVWPLSITWLDKFLAVFYSVFTPLLNPAIYTLRNKEMKNAMKRFIGKFLGPKGYS; from the coding sequence ATGGATGGGAGCAATCAGTCTGTGGTGTCAGAATTTATGCTTTTGGGACTTACCAACTCAAAGAATCTTCAGGTCATACTCTTCGTGATATTTTTCATACTTTATCTGTTCATCGTGTCTGGAAATATTGTTATCCTTGTTTTAATCACCACTGACCCCCATCTCCATTCTCCCATGTACTTCTTGTTGGCCAACCTGTCCTTTATTGACATGTGTCTTTCCTCAAACACCACTCCTAAGATGATATCAGATTTTCTCAGAGAATACAAGACCATCTCCTTTGCAGGATGCATGTTCCAGGTTTTCTTCTCCCATTGCATTGCTGGAGGAGAGATGGTACTGTTGGTGGTAATGgcttatgaccgctatgtggccatctgtaaaCCACTCCATTATTTCACCATTATGAACTTGAAAAGATGCACTGGGTTGGTGCTGATTTCTTGGACTACTGGTTTTATACATGGTATGAGTTACTTGGCAGTGGTTGTGAAGATGCCTTTTTGTGGTCCCAAGGAAGTTGACAGTTTCTTTTGTGATATGCCATTGGTGATCAAGCTAGCCTGCATGGATTACCATGATTTAAATACTTTAATGAATGCTGAATGTGGGGTTGTAGCTGTAACCTGCTTCACTCTGTTGCTCATTTCCTATTCATATATCCTAATCTCTGTTGGCCAGAGCTCTAAATCTGGTGCATCTAAAGCTCTGTCCACGTGCAGTGCCCACATCACAGTGGTGATGATCTTCTTTCTGCCTTGTATCTTCATCTATGTGTGGCCCCTCAGTATTACCTGGTTGGACAAATTTCTTGCTGTGTTTTACTCAGTTTTTACACCTCTCCTAAACCCAGCCATTTATACATTgagaaataaagagatgaaaaatgcTATGAAAAGGTTCATAGGCAAATTCTTGGGTCCCAAAGgatattcataa